The nucleotide window TAGTCAAAGCACATATCTTGTATGAAAATGGTGAAAGTGAATGGCTTACTAATGAAGAGATGCAGTACAGCTATCGCACGTCAGTACTTCAAGAGGATAAAAAAGGGTATTGTATCGAAGCAGTCTTCCAGTTGGAAGAAGGGGATAAAGATACGATCATTGAGGAAATGAAGAAACATAAAGACTACCGTCGGGAGACCCAACCTTGGGATTACCCTTGTGCCGGTAGTATTTTCAGAAATCCTTTGCCAAACCATGCAGGTAAACTGGTAGAAGAACTTGGGTTAAAAGGTTATCAGATCGGTGGAGCTAAAATTTCCGACCTTCATGGTAACTTTATTGTCAACGAAGGGGAAGGCAGTTATGAGGATGTCATGAATCTGATCAAATATATTCAAAAGACGATTAAAGAGAAATATGATATTGAAATGGAGACAGAGGTCGAAATCCTTTAATTTAAGTAGAATTACTGATTATTTGCCAGAATATTTATGATATAATGTTTAAATAGTAATTCTTTAGATAGCTGTAAGGAGAAACATGTCAAATGGCTGATAAAAAAGTTTTATCGATTGAAGATCGCATCCCGCAGCTCAAGAAAGCTCGAAAAAGAAAAGCGAACCGAAGATTTGTCATCTATTTAACTGTGATTTTACTGCTTGTTCTAGTAATTATTTATTTGCAATCTCCTCTGAGCCATGTAAAATCAATCAAGGTTGAGGATAATCAAGTGGTAGATTCAGAAGAAATCAAGTATTTAAGTGGGTTATCAACCGATAAAAATTTCTGGGAAATAAATGATGAAGAAATTATCAAGAATATCGAGCAACATCCTGAAGTCAGCCAAGTATCAGTGAATAAAAATTGGTATAATGAGGTCGTCCTATCTGTTCAGGAATTCAACAGAGTTGCATATGTGAAAGTCGATGACTCTTATGTTCCGGTTTTAGAGAACGGCGAACGATTGAATGATGTAACTTTGAAGGATCCAAGAAGTGATGCTCCTTTATTAAGAGACTTTGAAGATGAAGAGTACCTGATTGAATTGACAGAACAACTGTCTCAGGTAAGTGATTCAGTAACGCAACTAATATCAGAAATATACTGGTACCCTGACGATGTTGATTCAAGTCGTATTAAAATGTATATGTCAGATGGACAAGAAGTAATCGCATCAATTAAGAACTTTTCCGAGAAAGTTCCTTTGTATCCATCAATTTCTTCACAATTGAATTCTACAGGTGAAGGGATTATTTATATTGATGTAGGTGCCTACTTTCAGCCATATGCTGATGAAAGTGAAGAGGAATCTGTAGATTTATCAGTAGAAGAGGACGAAGAATAACTTCTTTCTACGTAAAGATATTTATAAGGCTGTTTATATTAAATCTTTTATATGGAACAGCCTGAATTGATTTAAAGTTTGAACCTGAAACAGCTTGGAGAATCTGAAATTTAGTAGTTTTTTTGCAGGGATTAGTCAAGTTGAAATTGAAAGTAATATTGTATAGAAAACTTTGGTTATCAAACATACGTATGTAATGGATTAGATAGAAGGAAAATTCGCCTTCATTCTTATGCAGAAATAGTGATAAAATTAACTCATAGTAATTGATAAGCCTTTATCGGAGGTGCGGTAATGAATCGTAGTGAAATTTTAGTAAGTCTAGATATTGGAACTTCGAAAGTCAAAGTGATTATAGGTGAAGTTTCTAATGACACAATTAATGTAATTGGAGTGGGCACTGCTGAGTCTAAAGGTATGAAAAAAGGTGCGATAGTTGATATCGATCAAACAGTCCACTCAATTCAAAATGCTGTCGACCAAGCGGAACGTATGGTTGATATGGAAATCAAAAGAGCTATCGTTAGTATTAATGGGAGCCATATTCAACTGCAATCCTGTCATGGGGTTGTGGCTGTATCAAGCGATAACCGTGAAATTGACAACGAAGATATCACAAGAGTGATTGAAGCTTCTCAGGTAATGTCTATTCCTCCTGAACGAGAGATAGTAGATGTATTTCCAAAACAGTTTATCGTCGATGGACAAGATGAAATATCTGATCCACGTGGAATGATCGGTGTTCGGTTAGAAATGCAAGGTACGATGATCACTTGTGGCCGTACGAATCTACATAACATATTGAAATGTGTAGAGAGAGCAGGTATTGAAGTACAGGATATCTGTCTTCAACCATTAGCAGCTGGAGAAGTTGCACTTTCAAAAGATGAAAAAAGCTTAGGTGTCGGTCTTATAAACATAGGTGCAGGAAGTACGACTGTTTCTGTTTTTTCTGAAGGACATTTAGTGGACACAACTGTTCTTCCAGTTGGCGGAGATAATATCACGAAGGATTTATCGATTGGTTTACGCACTACAACTGAGGACGCTGAGCAAATTAAAAAGGACTTCGGTCATGCATTCTTGAAAACAGCATTAGAGGACAGTACTTTTACAGTCAAAACTATTGGAAGTGACGAGGAACAAACTTTCAACCAAGTCCAATTAGCTGAAATCATTGAAGCTAGACTAGGCGAAATATTCTATTTTGCTTTACAAGAATTTAGAAGAATGGGATATCCAAACTTAGCAAGTGGATATGTTTTGACTGGTGGAGTAATGAGTTTACCTGGTTCAGTCGAACTTGCAAGAGATGTGTTCCAGTCGAACATTCGTCTATCCATTCCTAGCCATATCGGTGTAAGAGAACCTCACTTTACAGTAGGGTTAGGAACCTTGCAATTTGCCTATCGTAATGCGAAAATACAAGGTAAAGACTTCGGAAGTGGTATTTCAACCACAGAAGTTGGTACACAACAGAAAAATAAAGATCGAAAAGAACGAAAAGAGCGAAATGAAAAGCCAAAGAGGGAACAGTCTAAAAGTAGTGAAAAAGAGCCATTCATGAAGAAACTACAAAACTACTTTTTTGATTAAAATACGATTCCTTCACTTGAGGAAACTATAGAGGAATAACGAACATTAGGAGGAACGAAAACATGTTGGATTTTGAAGCGAATATGGATCAACTAGCAACAATTAAAGTTATAGGCTGTGGCGGTGGCGGCAGCAATGCTGTCAATCGTATGATTGAACACGGAGTCCAAGGTGTTGAATTTATCGCGGTAAATACAGACGCCCAAGCATTGAATTTATCCAAAGCGGAAACTAAATTACAAATCGGAGAGAAGCTTACACGAGGTTTAGGTGCTGGTGCAAACCCTGAGGTTGGTAAAAAAGCAGCTGAAGAGAGTAGAGAAGTACTCGAAGAAGCCTTACAAGGTGCAGACATGGTGTTTGTTACCGCTGGTATGGGTGGTGGAACTGGAACTGGTGCTGCCCCAGTGATTGCGCAAGTAGCTAGAGACATCGGAGCGCTAACTGTAGGTGTTGTTACTAGACCATTCTTATTTGAAGGCAGAAAAAGATCTACACAAGCAACTAGTGGTGTAGATTCATTGAAAGAAAGTGTAGATACGTTAATCGTCATTCCAAATGATCGATTACTTGAAATTGTGGATAAGAATACTCCTATGCTCGAAGCGTTCCGTGAAGCGGATAATGTTTTACGTCAAGGTGTCCAAGGTATTTCAGACTTGATTGCTGTACCAGGTCTAATCAACGTAGACTTTGCTGATGTGAAAACGATTATGTCCGATAAAGGTTCAGCATTAATGGGAATCGGTGTTGCAACTGGTGAGAGTCGTGCAACAGAGGCTGCAAAGAAAGCTATCTCTTCGCCGCTGCTTGAAACATCCATTGATGGCGCACATGGTGTGCTAATGAATATTTCAGGTGGAGCAAACCTTAGCCTTTACGAAGTTCAGGAAGCAGCTGAAATTGTTACTTCGGCAGCTGACCAAGAAGTAAACGTGATCTTTGGTTCTGTCATCAATGAGAACCTGACAGAGGAAATTGTTGTAACAGTGATTGCTACCGGTTTTGATGAAGTAAGCAAATCTAATCAAACTGTTCAAAACCAAGGTAGACCAATGACTTCACAACCTAATGAATCTTCACAAGCACCACAACAAAACGAACGTCCGACGACAAGTCGCCAGTCGTTTGAAGAAGACACATTAGATATTCCTACATTCCTCCGCAATAGAAATCGCGATAGATAAGAATTTTTGAATAGTGAACCAGGTATCCATTCGGATATCTGGTTTTTTTATGTCTTTGTACGTAAAAAACAGTTTCGCAAACAGGATTTTCTAAGTTAATATAATCTCCTTATTATATTTCTTAAGCTCGCTTGCGCTTTTCTTTTGTATGCAAATCCCCTCGTAAGTATGCATGACCTTTTTAAACAAACTTCTTCAAAAATAGTCGGGATGACCTTCGAAAATGTGACAACAAATTCAACCCTCTTTTCTTATACTTTGTATAACAGGAATTTAAGAGGATGAGATGGTTGGACATTTACCTAGATTTAATTTGGTTATTGAATTTAGTATTCGATTGGATGGTTTTGTTAACGGTAGCTTGGGTAACAAGAAAAAGCTTTTCACATGCTCGAATAGGTACCGCCAGTCTATTTGCCTCTTTGATCGTTCCTTTATCCTTTGTTCCTTTTCTAGTTTTTTTAAATAATCCAATTTCTAAAATCCTCTATTCCATCATGATTATCTTACTGGCATTTCCGTTTGGTTCATTAAAATTGTTTCTAACAAGATGGTTAATGTTTTACATCATTAATTTTTCGATCGGTGGCGGACTTTTTGCTTTGCAATATTATTTTTCTACGGCTTCGGTTCCACCATTCATGAGTTTTGCACAGTTTGGAAGTAATATCAGTTGGCTGTTTGTCATTATTTTTTTCCCATTAATTTTATGGTTAACAAAAGACCAACTTCATCACCTTTCAGTTATTCAGTTGAACAACAATCAGTTGTATGCGGTAGAAATTAAAATCAATAAAGAGTGTCATGATGTTACTGGATTTTATGACACTGGTAATCAATTAAGCCATCCGACATCTGGACAACCAGTTATATTAATTGACAAAACCACCTCTGAAGAATGGTTCGGAAAAGAAGCTGTTCAGGGATTAGCTGCATTAAGTCCAGAGAGTTCAGGTGAAAAATTTCAATATATTCCTTATAAAAAGGCGGGAGGTGCACAAGGGTTATTACCGGTTTGTTTAGCTGATTCAGTAACGGTACATGCCGATCAGTCCTATACTACGAGAGGTGTTTGGGTCGGTATACATTTTGGAGAATTTTCTAGGAAGATGGACTATAACTGTTTATTGAATCCTTTTATTATTCATTCAAAAAATGGGGTCATTAAAAGTGCAGGGGGAATGACGATATGAAACGTATTTGGTTTAATATTCATTCATTTTTTATTAAATTATGGAGAAAACTTAAATTTAAAGGGGACGAGATTTATTACATTGGTGGGAGCGACACCCTACCGCCACCTTTATCAAAGGATGATGAGCGTCATGTGCTAGAAAGAGTAGCTAATGGAGATGTCGCTGCAAAGTCTACTTTGATAGAACATAATTTGCGTCTAGTCGTTTATATTGCGAAAAAATTTGAGAACACAGGGATTAATATTGAGGACTTAATTTCAATTGGTTCGATTGGCCTTATAAAAGCTGTCAATACATTCAACCCTGAAAAAAATATCAAATTAGCTACTTATGCTTCACGATGTATAGAGAATGAAATTCTTATGTACTTAAGAAGAAATAATAAAAGAAAAACAGAAGTGTCGTTTGATGAACCTTTAAATGTCGACTGGGACGGCAATGAATTATTGTTATCTGATGTTCTTGGAACTGAAGAAAATATTATCACTAAAGATTTGGACCTTTCAGTCGATAAAAATTTGTTGAAATCCGCTCTTGAAACATTATCAGGAAGAGAAAAGCAAATTATGGAGATGAGATTTGGGTTGAGTGGATTTCAGGAACAGACCCAGAAGGATGTTGCCGATCAATTAGGAATTTCTCAATCTTATATTTCTCGATTAGAGAAAAAAATAATCAGTCGGTTGAAAAAAGAATTTAATAAGATGGTATAAGTACTTTTAATTGAATAGTGAAGTACAAATGATCCACCTAATGATTTTGTCCGCATAAAAACTCTCGTATTGGAGAAACTTAGATTGACATCAACTCCATGCGGGAGGGGTAAATATGGCGAGACACAAAGTAGAGATTTGTGGTGTGGATACCTCAAAACTACCAGTACTAAAAAATGATGAAATGCGTAAATTATTCAAAGAACTGCAAAGTGGAAAGTATGAAGCAAGAGAAGTATTAGTAAATGGTAATTTGAGATTGGTCTTAAGCGTGATTAAAAGATTTAATCATAGAGGAGAGAACGTTGACGACTTATTTCAAGTTGGATGCATTGGATTGATGAAATCGATTGATAACTTCGACCTTGGTCATAACGTTAAGTTCTCCACGTATGCTGTACCTATGATTATTGGTGAGATTAGAAGATATCTTAGGGATAATAATCCGATTCGAGTATCCCGTTCACTACGTGATATCGCATATAAAGCTTTACAAGTTCGTGAAGAGATCATTAACGAAACATCAACTGACCCTACAACCTTAGAAATTGCAAAGAGGATGGAATTACCTCATGAAGATGTGGTTTTTGCTCTAGATGCTATTCAAGATCCAGTATCGCTTTTCGAACCGATCTATAACGACGGGAGTGATCCGATTTTTGTAATGGATCAACTAAAAGATGAAAAGCAGAAGGATTCATCATGGCTGAATGAACTAGCCATACGTGAAGGTATCAAACGATTGAACGAAAGAGAAAGATTGATAATCAACCAACGTTTTTTTGAAGGCAAAACACAAATGGAAGTGGCTGATGAAATCGGCATATCTCAAGCACAAGTCTCTCGTTTAGAAAAAACTGCAATCAAAGAAATGAATCGAAGTGTTCTTGAATAAAGTAAAATTTCTATAATAAGAGAAGAGTGTATGTAAAAAGAAAACATGCACTCTTCTTTATTTTTTTCTACCTTCATATAATTAAATGGAGGAGGGAACAGTATGTTATTATCAGAAATTCAAATTAAAGATATCATAAATGTGGACAGTGGTGAGAAACTCGGTTACATCAATGATTTGGAGATAGACGTACAAGTCGGATCTATCGTAGCGTTAATTGTTACTCTTAAATCGAAATGGTTTGGTATATTTGGAGAAGAAGAAGAGATAAGAATCCTATGGTCTCAAATAGAAAAAATCGGTGCGGATGTAATATTAGTTCGCACCTCCTATAGTAAGGTGTGACAGGATGGGATATCATGAAGAAAAATGTGAGTATATATGATAAAATAATTATAATGATTGATTAGGAGAATAAATGATGAAGAGTGAAATATTCAAGTTGAAAGATACCCATTATCTTCAAATTGAAGACTGGGAGAGAGATGGAATAATCGCTGGGTTTTCGACAAGGGATGGTGGGTTCAGTGAATCACCTTATACCTCATTGAATTTGGGCATACATGTAAATGATAAACATGATGCAGTTGTCCAGAATAGGCAGAAGTTCAACAACACATTTCATAAGTCTTTTGCCCAATGGAAATGTTTGAACCAAGTACATAGTAACCTTGTAATTGATTTCTCAGATGATGAAACACCTCTGAGGCATGACCAGCCAGCAATTGATGCAGATGGTATGATTACTAATCGGAAAGACCATTTCTTAGCTATGTTCTATGCTGATTGTGTTCCATTATTTTTTAGAGTGAAAAATACGTCATTAATTGGACTCGCTCATGCTGGTTGGCAAGGTACAGTCCAAGGTATAGGCACAGTTATGGCTGATAAATTGTTATCGCATGGAGTTTCATTAGAAGATGTGGAGGTTATAATTGGCCCTTGCATATCTTCTACAAACTACGAGGTAGATGAAAAAGTCGTTCAGCAAATTCCGGCTAAGTTTCACAATCAAGTTCTTGAAGCCACAAGTCCGGGGCACTTCTTGTTGGATTTAAGAAAACTTAATCAACTGATATTAACTGAATATGGTTTTGATAAGGATCAAATCCGAACGACATCTTATTGTACTTTTGATCAACAAGAGTTATTTTTCTCTCATCGGAGGGATCAAGGCCATACAGGTAGAATGATGGCATTTATGTTCATAGATAATTAAGTTGAGGGAGAGACATGATGACAATTGAAGAAAGTTACCAAGACATAGTTAACAAGATCGACGCAGCTTGTCAGCGTGTTGACCGAAACCCAGCAGAAGTTGAGATCATTGCTGTCACTAAATATGTTTCAGTTGCAACCGCCCAAGCTGCTATAAATGTAGGCGTGAAACATTTAGCAGAAAACAGATTAGAAGGTTTTTCAAAGAAATATGAAGAAATAGGTAATGAGGTAAATTGGCATTTTGTAGGTACTCTTCAATCTAGAAAAGTCAAAGAAATTATAAATCAAGTGGATTATCTTCACTCATTAGACCGGACATCACTAGCGAAAGAAGTCAATAAAAGGACTGAACAAACCGTCCGTTGTTTCGTTCAAGTAAATACCAGTGGGGAAGATTCAAAACACGGTTTATCACCTGAAAACGTTAGCGAATTTATCGATTCATTAGAAAAGTTCCCAAAGATACAGGTTGTCGGACTAATGACAATGGCTCCTTTTGATGCGGGTGAAGAGGATATTAGAAAATATTTTAAACGCTTGAAAGGTTTAAGAGATAAAATCAAGAGCAATAACTGGGAACATGCACCTTGTGAATATCTGTCGATGGGAATGAGCAATGACTTTGAAATTGCGGTTGAAGAAGGTGCAACTCATGTAAGAATTGGTACAAGCTTAGTTGGAAATGAGGCTGAATAAAGGTGGGAGGAAACATGGGATTTAAAGATAAGTTTAAATCTTTCTTCGATTTAGAAGAAAATGAAAGTATAGAAGAAGCACCTAAAAAAAGCTATAACAAATATGAAGAAAAACAATCTAAAGACAATGTTGTCAGCCTAAAAAGTATACAAAACGATTCTAAAATGGTACTTTGTGAACCAAGTACCTATGAAGAATCTCAAGATATCGCTGATCATATTAAAAAGGGTAAGTCAGTCGTTGTTAACCTACAAAGATTAGATCATACAAATAGTAGGCGTGTCGTTGACTTTCTTGGTGGTACAGTTTATGCACTAAGTGGTAATATTCAAAAATTAGGACAACAAACATTCTTATGTACTCCAGAACATGTGAATATATCTGGTAACATTTCAGACTTATTTGATCAAAATGAATAAATAATTAATAAGGAAGGTCATGTACATGCTAGAACTTATTTATGAAATTTTATCTACAGCTATTACAATTTATACTTTCGCCCTGATCGGTTATATTCTGATGTCCTGGTTCCCGGGCTCAAGAGATACTTCGATCGGACAATTTTTAACTAAAATTAGTGAACCTTATTTAGAGCCATTCAGAAAAATCATACCGCCTTTAGGAATGATTGACTTATCACCAATCGTAGCAATTTTCACTCTACAATTGGCACTGGGCGGCTTGGCATACTTATTTCAAATGATTGCACAAATGATGTAATGGGGCTTACGGATGGATATTTATCAACATTTTCGGAAAGAAGAACAACCTGTTATCGATCAATTCCTAGATTGGAAGGAGCAAGTGGAACGTCAATTTATCCCTGTGCTATCTGACTTCATGGATCCTAGGGAACAACATATTCTACGTTCGTTGATCGGTAATAATGACGATCTTAACCTTAGTTTCCATGGGGGAATGAATGGTGCTGAAAGGCAAAGGGCTTACCTTTATCCTTTCTATGAAGAAGTGACTGATGAGGATTTCGCTATAACGATTCTGCAAGGAACATACCATACGAAATTCGTCACTTTGACTCACCGGGATTTACTGGGAACTTTGATGTCTTTAGGGATTCAGCGAAAAAAACTCGGTGATATTTTAGTAAATGACGGTACATTTCAAATAATCACAGATGAAGACATTGCCTTATTTTTGAAAATGAATTTCACAAAAGTTAAAAAGTCGTCGATAGTATTAACAGAGGTCTCTAAAGATCAAATGATTACTATGGATGATCGTTGGGTGGAGAAAGAAGGTACTGTTTCATCTGCGCGGCTTGATGTAATTATGAAACATATTTATCAATTATCAAGGCAAGATGCTCAACAACTAATTGCTAAAGAAGCTGTGAAGGTGAACCACAGAGTAGTGAGTGACCCTACTTTTACTATTCAACCGAGTGATTTGATTTCTGTAAGGAAATTAGGAAGAAGTAAGATGATAGAGATCCTAGGTGAGACCAAAAAGAATAAACTGCGTATCAAGACTGCGAAGTTGAAATAAATCAGAGGATTTTAGCAGGAATTCTGTGAATGATTGTCGAATAATTAGACTAACTTAGATGGAGCTATGTACATTAAAAGGGGGCAGAATAATGGGACTAACACCATTAGATATTCATAACAAGGAATTTTCAAGAGGATTCAGAGGTTATGACGAAGACGAAGTGAATGAATTTTTAGATCAAGTCATCAAAGATTTTGAAAAAGTGATCCGTGAAAAGAAATCTATGGAAGACCGTGTTCACGAATTAGAAGAAAAAATCAGTCACTTCAATAATATTGAAGAAACATTGAACCGCTCGATTTTAGTAGCCCAGGAGACTGCTGATGAAGTTAAGAATAATGCAAATAAAGAGGGCAAGCTGATCATTAAAGAAGCAGAAAAGAATGCAGATCGAATTGTTAATGACGCTTTGGCGAAGTCACGTAACGTGACGATGGAGATTGAAGAATTGAAGAAGCAAGCAAAGGTTTTCCGTACACGTTTGAAGATGCTTGTTGAAGCTCAGTTAGATATTATTGATAACGATGACTGGGAAGACTTGTTTGAAATCGAAACTGACGACCAAGAAGATCGTCACATTGGTGAATACTCTTCAACAGACCATCGTTAAGGAACTTATCAAAACTTGACGTTGAACTTACTTATTATTCCATATAATTTTTAAAAGATATTGATAATGACGAAGATGGGAAGAGTACATGAAAGATTTGCTGGAAGCGAGCTAGGAGTCGGTGGGAGCCTAGCAGTAAACTTTCTTGGAAGATCACCCCGGAGTTTCCATTCGAAATAGTAGTAGAAATGGACGTTTGATCCACGTTAAGGATTTCGAGTGGAATCACATTATAAGATGTGATTCAATCAGGGTGGTAACGCGAGCTTTCTCGTCCCTTTTCAGGGGCAGGAAAGCTTTTTTATTTTAGCTCTGATAAAGATGAAGGAGGATATTATGAGTTATAAAGATACTTTATTGATGCCGCAAACCGATTTCCCGATGCGAGGTAATCTCCCTAAGAGAGAACCAGAAATGCAGCAAAAATGGGAAGAAGAGAATATTTATGAAAAGGTGCAAAAACGTACTGAGGGTAGACCTTTGTTCGTTTTACACGATGGACCTCCATACGCTAATGGTGATTTGCACATGGGGCATGCGTTGAATAAGATCTTGAAAGATTTTATTGTGCGCTATAA belongs to Halalkalibacillus sediminis and includes:
- the murB gene encoding UDP-N-acetylmuramate dehydrogenase — protein: MQSLVKKLEDKQVGKVAVDEPLSKHTTIKIGGPADLFIQPSSIDGLIDSLNILKESDIPVRVIGRGSNLLIPDDGIRGAVIQFAKGLDHLEIDGTQITVGGGYPLVKLATIISRKGLRGLEFAGGIPGSVGGAVYMNAGAHGSDVSKILVKAHILYENGESEWLTNEEMQYSYRTSVLQEDKKGYCIEAVFQLEEGDKDTIIEEMKKHKDYRRETQPWDYPCAGSIFRNPLPNHAGKLVEELGLKGYQIGGAKISDLHGNFIVNEGEGSYEDVMNLIKYIQKTIKEKYDIEMETEVEIL
- a CDS encoding cell division protein FtsQ/DivIB; the encoded protein is MADKKVLSIEDRIPQLKKARKRKANRRFVIYLTVILLLVLVIIYLQSPLSHVKSIKVEDNQVVDSEEIKYLSGLSTDKNFWEINDEEIIKNIEQHPEVSQVSVNKNWYNEVVLSVQEFNRVAYVKVDDSYVPVLENGERLNDVTLKDPRSDAPLLRDFEDEEYLIELTEQLSQVSDSVTQLISEIYWYPDDVDSSRIKMYMSDGQEVIASIKNFSEKVPLYPSISSQLNSTGEGIIYIDVGAYFQPYADESEEESVDLSVEEDEE
- the ftsA gene encoding cell division protein FtsA, whose product is MNRSEILVSLDIGTSKVKVIIGEVSNDTINVIGVGTAESKGMKKGAIVDIDQTVHSIQNAVDQAERMVDMEIKRAIVSINGSHIQLQSCHGVVAVSSDNREIDNEDITRVIEASQVMSIPPEREIVDVFPKQFIVDGQDEISDPRGMIGVRLEMQGTMITCGRTNLHNILKCVERAGIEVQDICLQPLAAGEVALSKDEKSLGVGLINIGAGSTTVSVFSEGHLVDTTVLPVGGDNITKDLSIGLRTTTEDAEQIKKDFGHAFLKTALEDSTFTVKTIGSDEEQTFNQVQLAEIIEARLGEIFYFALQEFRRMGYPNLASGYVLTGGVMSLPGSVELARDVFQSNIRLSIPSHIGVREPHFTVGLGTLQFAYRNAKIQGKDFGSGISTTEVGTQQKNKDRKERKERNEKPKREQSKSSEKEPFMKKLQNYFFD
- the ftsZ gene encoding cell division protein FtsZ — its product is MLDFEANMDQLATIKVIGCGGGGSNAVNRMIEHGVQGVEFIAVNTDAQALNLSKAETKLQIGEKLTRGLGAGANPEVGKKAAEESREVLEEALQGADMVFVTAGMGGGTGTGAAPVIAQVARDIGALTVGVVTRPFLFEGRKRSTQATSGVDSLKESVDTLIVIPNDRLLEIVDKNTPMLEAFREADNVLRQGVQGISDLIAVPGLINVDFADVKTIMSDKGSALMGIGVATGESRATEAAKKAISSPLLETSIDGAHGVLMNISGGANLSLYEVQEAAEIVTSAADQEVNVIFGSVINENLTEEIVVTVIATGFDEVSKSNQTVQNQGRPMTSQPNESSQAPQQNERPTTSRQSFEEDTLDIPTFLRNRNRDR
- the spoIIGA gene encoding sigma-E processing peptidase SpoIIGA, whose protein sequence is MDIYLDLIWLLNLVFDWMVLLTVAWVTRKSFSHARIGTASLFASLIVPLSFVPFLVFLNNPISKILYSIMIILLAFPFGSLKLFLTRWLMFYIINFSIGGGLFALQYYFSTASVPPFMSFAQFGSNISWLFVIIFFPLILWLTKDQLHHLSVIQLNNNQLYAVEIKINKECHDVTGFYDTGNQLSHPTSGQPVILIDKTTSEEWFGKEAVQGLAALSPESSGEKFQYIPYKKAGGAQGLLPVCLADSVTVHADQSYTTRGVWVGIHFGEFSRKMDYNCLLNPFIIHSKNGVIKSAGGMTI
- the sigE gene encoding RNA polymerase sporulation sigma factor SigE, whose protein sequence is MKRIWFNIHSFFIKLWRKLKFKGDEIYYIGGSDTLPPPLSKDDERHVLERVANGDVAAKSTLIEHNLRLVVYIAKKFENTGINIEDLISIGSIGLIKAVNTFNPEKNIKLATYASRCIENEILMYLRRNNKRKTEVSFDEPLNVDWDGNELLLSDVLGTEENIITKDLDLSVDKNLLKSALETLSGREKQIMEMRFGLSGFQEQTQKDVADQLGISQSYISRLEKKIISRLKKEFNKMV
- the sigG gene encoding RNA polymerase sporulation sigma factor SigG, which produces MARHKVEICGVDTSKLPVLKNDEMRKLFKELQSGKYEAREVLVNGNLRLVLSVIKRFNHRGENVDDLFQVGCIGLMKSIDNFDLGHNVKFSTYAVPMIIGEIRRYLRDNNPIRVSRSLRDIAYKALQVREEIINETSTDPTTLEIAKRMELPHEDVVFALDAIQDPVSLFEPIYNDGSDPIFVMDQLKDEKQKDSSWLNELAIREGIKRLNERERLIINQRFFEGKTQMEVADEIGISQAQVSRLEKTAIKEMNRSVLE
- a CDS encoding YlmC/YmxH family sporulation protein, translated to MLLSEIQIKDIINVDSGEKLGYINDLEIDVQVGSIVALIVTLKSKWFGIFGEEEEIRILWSQIEKIGADVILVRTSYSKV
- the pgeF gene encoding peptidoglycan editing factor PgeF — translated: MKSEIFKLKDTHYLQIEDWERDGIIAGFSTRDGGFSESPYTSLNLGIHVNDKHDAVVQNRQKFNNTFHKSFAQWKCLNQVHSNLVIDFSDDETPLRHDQPAIDADGMITNRKDHFLAMFYADCVPLFFRVKNTSLIGLAHAGWQGTVQGIGTVMADKLLSHGVSLEDVEVIIGPCISSTNYEVDEKVVQQIPAKFHNQVLEATSPGHFLLDLRKLNQLILTEYGFDKDQIRTTSYCTFDQQELFFSHRRDQGHTGRMMAFMFIDN
- a CDS encoding YggS family pyridoxal phosphate-dependent enzyme; the encoded protein is MTIEESYQDIVNKIDAACQRVDRNPAEVEIIAVTKYVSVATAQAAINVGVKHLAENRLEGFSKKYEEIGNEVNWHFVGTLQSRKVKEIINQVDYLHSLDRTSLAKEVNKRTEQTVRCFVQVNTSGEDSKHGLSPENVSEFIDSLEKFPKIQVVGLMTMAPFDAGEEDIRKYFKRLKGLRDKIKSNNWEHAPCEYLSMGMSNDFEIAVEEGATHVRIGTSLVGNEAE
- a CDS encoding cell division protein SepF → MGFKDKFKSFFDLEENESIEEAPKKSYNKYEEKQSKDNVVSLKSIQNDSKMVLCEPSTYEESQDIADHIKKGKSVVVNLQRLDHTNSRRVVDFLGGTVYALSGNIQKLGQQTFLCTPEHVNISGNISDLFDQNE
- a CDS encoding YggT family protein produces the protein MLELIYEILSTAITIYTFALIGYILMSWFPGSRDTSIGQFLTKISEPYLEPFRKIIPPLGMIDLSPIVAIFTLQLALGGLAYLFQMIAQMM
- a CDS encoding RNA-binding protein, with translation MDIYQHFRKEEQPVIDQFLDWKEQVERQFIPVLSDFMDPREQHILRSLIGNNDDLNLSFHGGMNGAERQRAYLYPFYEEVTDEDFAITILQGTYHTKFVTLTHRDLLGTLMSLGIQRKKLGDILVNDGTFQIITDEDIALFLKMNFTKVKKSSIVLTEVSKDQMITMDDRWVEKEGTVSSARLDVIMKHIYQLSRQDAQQLIAKEAVKVNHRVVSDPTFTIQPSDLISVRKLGRSKMIEILGETKKNKLRIKTAKLK
- a CDS encoding DivIVA domain-containing protein encodes the protein MGLTPLDIHNKEFSRGFRGYDEDEVNEFLDQVIKDFEKVIREKKSMEDRVHELEEKISHFNNIEETLNRSILVAQETADEVKNNANKEGKLIIKEAEKNADRIVNDALAKSRNVTMEIEELKKQAKVFRTRLKMLVEAQLDIIDNDDWEDLFEIETDDQEDRHIGEYSSTDHR